A region of Plantactinospora sp. BC1 DNA encodes the following proteins:
- a CDS encoding winged helix DNA-binding domain-containing protein, producing MRIEVAQRRARIGRRHRLAAEARADDPVEVARDMVALHASDPPTVYLALFARLAGAAADVRTVDRALYEDRTLIRMLAMRRTMFVTPVESVPVLHEAAARTVAGRERRKLLGFLAEAGVADDVERWLAEVEAVALAAIEARGELTSAELAEQDERLRQPLVLARGKSYEGRQRVVARLLLLLAAEGRIVRGRPRSTWRYSPYRWSLAQRWYPVAPEPWTAQDAEVELARRWLAAYGPAPVEDLRWWTGWTVTQTRRALAGVRPVEVELDGGTGLLLPDDLEPVPPVEPWAALLPGLDPTPMGWSRREWFLGGHGPRLFDRNGNIGPTVWWDGRIVGGWAQRRDGEIVHRLLEDVGAEAARAVLAAVAELAGRLGEARITPQFRTPLERELAG from the coding sequence GTGCGGATCGAGGTTGCCCAGCGGCGGGCCAGGATCGGCCGGCGACACCGGCTCGCGGCCGAGGCCCGCGCCGACGACCCGGTCGAGGTCGCCCGGGACATGGTGGCGCTGCACGCCTCCGACCCGCCCACCGTCTATCTGGCCCTCTTCGCCCGGCTGGCCGGCGCCGCCGCCGACGTGCGGACCGTCGACCGGGCGCTGTACGAGGACCGGACCCTGATCCGGATGCTCGCGATGCGCCGGACCATGTTCGTGACCCCCGTCGAGTCCGTACCGGTGCTGCACGAGGCGGCGGCCCGGACCGTCGCCGGCCGGGAACGGCGCAAGCTCCTCGGCTTCCTCGCCGAGGCGGGCGTGGCCGACGACGTCGAACGCTGGCTCGCCGAGGTCGAGGCGGTGGCGCTCGCGGCGATCGAGGCGCGCGGCGAGCTGACCTCGGCGGAACTCGCCGAGCAGGACGAGCGGCTGCGCCAGCCCCTGGTGCTGGCCCGGGGCAAGTCCTACGAAGGCCGGCAGCGGGTGGTCGCCCGGCTGCTCCTGCTGCTCGCCGCGGAGGGGCGGATCGTCCGGGGACGGCCACGCAGCACCTGGCGGTACAGCCCGTACCGGTGGTCGCTGGCGCAGCGCTGGTATCCGGTGGCTCCCGAGCCGTGGACGGCACAGGACGCCGAGGTCGAGTTGGCCCGCCGCTGGCTCGCCGCGTACGGGCCGGCGCCGGTCGAGGACCTGCGCTGGTGGACCGGGTGGACGGTCACCCAGACGCGTCGGGCGCTCGCCGGGGTCCGGCCGGTGGAGGTGGAGTTGGACGGCGGCACCGGGCTGCTGCTCCCCGACGACCTCGAACCGGTACCTCCGGTCGAGCCCTGGGCGGCGCTGCTGCCCGGCCTGGACCCGACCCCGATGGGCTGGTCCCGCCGGGAGTGGTTCCTCGGTGGGCACGGCCCCCGGCTCTTCGACCGGAACGGCAACATCGGCCCGACCGTGTGGTGGGACGGCCGGATCGTCGGCGGCTGGGCGCAGCGCAGGGACGGCGAGATCGTCCACCGGCTGCTTGAGGACGTCGGCGCCGAGGCGGCCCGCGCGGTGCTGGCGGCGGTGGCGGAGCTGGCCGGACGGCTCGGCGAGGCGCGGATCACGCCGCAGTTCCGTACCCCGCTGGAGCGGGAACTCGCCGGCTGA
- a CDS encoding acetate--CoA ligase family protein encodes MLCRLGQLAEDLPEVAELDLNPVLVGPDGVAVVDAKLRLAPVGAEPHRTLRQLRAAR; translated from the coding sequence CTGCTCTGCCGGCTCGGTCAGCTCGCCGAGGACCTGCCGGAGGTGGCCGAACTCGATCTCAACCCGGTGCTGGTCGGCCCGGACGGGGTGGCGGTGGTCGACGCCAAGCTGCGGCTCGCGCCGGTCGGCGCGGAGCCGCACCGCACGCTGCGGCAGCTGCGGGCCGCGCGGTGA
- a CDS encoding threonine/serine dehydratase — MVELIPAERITEAASRIRPHVLRTPTVPSPGLAEVLGVPVALKLETLQHSGSFKPRGIANRLLSLSPSELAAGLVTVSGGNHGIALAAMAARTGVRATVVMPAKAPARSAARVRASGAELVLTPDVGAAFDVAEQRRQAGMTYVDPLGDPAIVAGHGTAGAEFVADRPDLTDVLVSIGGGALISGVATAIKAAKPGVRIWGVETVGAESMSRALAAGHPVRVDVTSISTTLGAPTVTELTLAHVRAYVEEVLVVSDAEAVDGVLTVAEEAKLWLEPAAGCLLPAARRVVERVGADAVLGLLCCGGNVTVPDVLGWAARTGARPELLAPPQGSARH, encoded by the coding sequence ATGGTCGAGCTGATTCCCGCCGAACGGATCACGGAGGCGGCGAGCCGCATCCGGCCGCACGTGCTGCGTACCCCGACGGTGCCCAGTCCGGGGCTGGCCGAGGTGCTCGGCGTGCCGGTGGCGCTGAAGCTGGAGACGCTCCAGCACTCCGGCAGCTTCAAGCCGCGGGGCATCGCCAACCGGCTGCTGTCGCTGTCGCCGTCGGAACTCGCCGCCGGGCTGGTCACGGTCAGCGGCGGCAACCACGGGATCGCGCTGGCCGCGATGGCCGCCCGGACGGGTGTCCGGGCCACCGTCGTGATGCCGGCGAAGGCGCCGGCCCGGTCCGCCGCCCGGGTCCGGGCCAGCGGTGCCGAGCTGGTGCTGACCCCGGACGTCGGCGCCGCGTTCGACGTCGCCGAGCAGCGTCGGCAGGCGGGGATGACCTACGTCGACCCGCTCGGTGACCCGGCGATCGTCGCCGGGCACGGCACGGCGGGCGCGGAGTTCGTCGCCGACCGGCCGGACCTGACCGACGTCCTGGTCAGCATCGGCGGGGGCGCGCTGATCTCGGGGGTCGCCACCGCGATCAAGGCGGCGAAGCCGGGGGTACGGATCTGGGGCGTGGAGACCGTCGGGGCGGAGTCGATGTCCCGGGCGCTGGCCGCCGGGCACCCGGTGCGGGTCGACGTCACCTCGATCTCGACCACGCTCGGCGCGCCGACCGTCACCGAGCTGACCCTGGCACACGTCCGGGCGTACGTCGAGGAGGTGCTGGTGGTCTCCGACGCCGAGGCGGTCGACGGGGTACTGACCGTCGCCGAGGAGGCCAAACTGTGGCTGGAGCCGGCGGCCGGCTGCCTGCTGCCGGCCGCCCGCCGGGTGGTCGAGCGGGTCGGCGCCGACGCGGTGCTCGGACTGCTCTGCTGCGGTGGCAACGTCACCGTGCCGGACGTACTCGGCTGGGCCGCCCGGACCGGCGCCCGTCCGGAGCTGCTCGCCCCGCCGCAGGGCAGCGCCCGGCACTGA
- a CDS encoding putative quinol monooxygenase, which translates to MAELLVVAHWTIAAGAEEEVRALLPEFIEASRGEPGCLSFVGYQQLDDDRTVVLLERYASREAFEAHRDTPHFQRLALEQIVPRLARRVVQTYDVPG; encoded by the coding sequence ATGGCCGAACTGCTCGTGGTCGCACACTGGACGATCGCTGCGGGGGCGGAGGAGGAGGTCCGCGCGCTGTTGCCCGAGTTTATCGAGGCGAGTCGCGGCGAACCGGGCTGCCTCTCCTTCGTGGGCTACCAGCAGTTGGACGACGACCGGACCGTGGTGCTGCTCGAACGGTACGCCTCCCGCGAGGCGTTCGAGGCGCACCGCGACACGCCCCACTTCCAGCGGCTCGCCCTCGAACAGATCGTGCCGCGCCTTGCGCGCCGCGTCGTGCAGACGTACGACGTACCCGGGTAG
- a CDS encoding SDR family NAD(P)-dependent oxidoreductase: MTVQIDLTGRTALVTGSTQGIGAAIATGLARAGARVAVNGRTPESVARAATALRAEVPDAELVEVPADVATDDGTARTLELLPSVDILVNSLGIFAARPALEIDDQEWRRYFEVNVLAAVRLTRSYLPGMMERGWGRVQFIASDSAVVIPTEMIHYGVSKTALLGVSRGFAKAAAGTGVTVNSVIAGPTHTGGVEDFVYQLVDRSVPWERAQREFMRLHRPQSLLQRLIEPVEIANMVTYLASPLASATTGAAVRVDGGYVDAILP; this comes from the coding sequence ATGACCGTGCAGATCGACCTGACCGGCCGGACCGCGCTGGTGACCGGATCGACCCAGGGCATCGGGGCGGCCATCGCGACCGGGCTGGCCAGGGCCGGTGCGCGGGTGGCCGTCAACGGTCGTACGCCGGAGAGCGTCGCGCGGGCCGCGACCGCGCTGCGGGCCGAGGTGCCGGACGCCGAGCTGGTCGAGGTCCCGGCCGACGTGGCCACCGACGACGGTACGGCGCGGACCCTCGAACTCCTGCCCAGCGTCGACATCCTGGTCAACAGCCTGGGCATCTTCGCCGCCCGGCCGGCGCTGGAGATCGACGACCAGGAGTGGCGGCGCTACTTCGAGGTCAACGTGCTGGCGGCGGTCCGGCTGACCCGCAGCTACCTGCCCGGGATGATGGAACGCGGCTGGGGACGGGTGCAGTTCATCGCGAGCGACTCGGCGGTGGTCATCCCGACCGAGATGATCCATTACGGGGTCTCCAAGACGGCGCTGCTCGGCGTCTCCCGGGGCTTCGCCAAGGCCGCCGCCGGGACCGGGGTGACGGTCAACTCGGTGATCGCCGGACCGACCCACACCGGCGGGGTGGAGGACTTCGTCTACCAGCTTGTCGACCGGAGCGTGCCGTGGGAGCGGGCGCAGCGCGAGTTCATGCGACTGCACCGGCCGCAGTCCCTGCTGCAACGGCTGATCGAGCCCGTCGAGATCGCCAACATGGTCACCTACCTGGCCTCGCCGCTCGCCTCGGCGACCACCGGCGCGGCCGTCCGGGTCGACGGCGGGTACGTCGACGCCATCCTCCCCTAG
- a CDS encoding GAF domain-containing sensor histidine kinase, with the protein MTESRPPDDSGFPTPSLGITPLSRVRLDELLQEMLDRVGEVVTSRERLRALLTAVVGISTDLDLRSTLDRIVAAACRLADARYAALGVIGPDRLLTEFITHGIDPETHARIGDLPHGRGVLGLLIADPRPVRMPDITQHPQSYGFPPNHPPMHSFLGVPIRIRDQVFGNLYLAEKQGAAEFTDDDEEIVVALAAAAGVIIENARLFAMAHRRERWLAAAAEITGVLLGEVRRTDALRLIARRAREVAEADVALVLLYDEGAGEFTVEVADGGQAAAELVGAVLAADDTAFVEPVTHRRQAVAESLAKAAPWPVPVSAGPGLISPLIVGDALHGVLVVGYPVGEQAGTDVEGTLLATFAGQAALALERARAQEERELLVVLEDRERIARDLHDVVIQRLFAMGLQLQTVAPLAARPDVRQRLNATVDDLDSTIRDIRRAIFELRTPMSAALRTEIRDLVAGSAEALGFRPGLEMTGPVDSAVPDRIRPDLLAVLGEALSNAVRHARASRVTVTVDVRDGELCVGVADDGVGTDPARARGGLVNLRERAERYGGSFEVGRTEPTGTTVVWRVPLRD; encoded by the coding sequence ATGACCGAGTCGAGGCCGCCCGACGACTCAGGCTTTCCGACCCCGTCGCTGGGCATCACGCCGCTGTCCCGGGTACGCCTGGACGAGTTGCTCCAGGAGATGCTGGACCGGGTCGGCGAGGTGGTGACCAGCCGGGAGCGGCTGCGGGCGCTGCTGACCGCCGTCGTCGGGATCAGCACCGACCTCGACCTGCGCAGCACCCTGGACCGGATCGTCGCCGCCGCGTGCCGGCTGGCCGACGCCCGGTACGCCGCGCTCGGCGTCATCGGCCCCGACCGGCTGCTCACCGAGTTCATCACGCACGGCATCGACCCGGAGACGCATGCCCGGATCGGTGACCTGCCGCACGGCCGGGGCGTCCTCGGGCTGCTCATCGCCGACCCCCGTCCGGTGCGGATGCCGGACATCACCCAGCACCCGCAGTCGTACGGCTTCCCGCCGAACCACCCGCCGATGCACAGCTTCCTCGGCGTGCCGATCCGGATCCGGGACCAGGTCTTCGGCAACCTCTATCTGGCCGAGAAGCAGGGGGCGGCGGAGTTCACCGACGACGACGAGGAGATCGTCGTCGCGCTCGCCGCCGCCGCCGGGGTGATCATCGAGAACGCCCGCCTCTTCGCCATGGCGCACCGCCGGGAACGCTGGCTGGCCGCCGCCGCCGAGATCACCGGGGTGCTGCTCGGCGAGGTGCGCCGCACCGACGCGCTGCGGCTGATCGCCCGCCGCGCCCGGGAGGTGGCCGAGGCGGACGTCGCCCTGGTGCTGCTCTACGACGAGGGCGCCGGAGAGTTCACCGTCGAGGTCGCCGACGGTGGCCAGGCCGCCGCCGAGCTGGTCGGGGCGGTACTCGCCGCCGACGACACGGCCTTCGTGGAGCCGGTGACGCACCGGCGGCAGGCGGTGGCGGAGAGCCTGGCGAAGGCGGCACCCTGGCCGGTACCGGTCAGCGCCGGCCCGGGGCTGATCTCCCCGCTGATCGTCGGCGACGCGCTGCACGGCGTACTGGTCGTCGGCTACCCGGTCGGGGAGCAGGCCGGTACCGACGTCGAGGGCACCCTGCTGGCGACGTTCGCCGGGCAGGCGGCGTTGGCCCTGGAACGGGCCCGGGCGCAGGAGGAGCGGGAACTGCTGGTGGTCCTGGAGGACCGGGAGCGGATCGCCCGGGACCTGCACGACGTGGTGATCCAGCGGCTCTTCGCGATGGGGCTCCAGTTGCAGACGGTGGCGCCGCTGGCCGCCCGGCCGGACGTACGGCAGCGGCTCAACGCCACCGTCGACGACCTCGACTCCACCATCCGGGACATCCGGCGGGCGATCTTCGAGCTGCGTACCCCGATGAGCGCGGCGCTGCGTACCGAGATCCGGGACCTGGTCGCCGGCTCCGCCGAGGCGCTCGGATTCCGTCCCGGGCTGGAGATGACCGGGCCGGTGGACAGCGCCGTGCCGGACCGGATCCGCCCCGACCTGCTCGCGGTGCTCGGCGAGGCGCTCTCGAACGCCGTCCGGCACGCCCGGGCGAGCCGGGTGACGGTCACCGTCGACGTGCGCGACGGTGAGCTCTGCGTCGGGGTCGCCGACGACGGGGTGGGCACCGACCCGGCCCGGGCCCGTGGCGGCCTGGTCAACCTGCGGGAACGCGCGGAGCGCTACGGCGGCAGCTTCGAGGTCGGCCGGACAGAGCCGACCGGTACCACGGTGGTGTGGCGGGTGCCGCTGCGCGACTGA
- a CDS encoding Sir2 family NAD-dependent protein deacetylase, with translation MAVLTGAGISTDSGVPDYRGPDGVWTRDPKLTDAFTRDRFMADPQVRARFWRTYLGHAAWRAEPNAAHHALAELDRAGIAVRILTQNVDGLHQMTGIAARKVLELHGSMRSVVCTGCGARSEARATLDRVAAGEPDPGCRECGGILQLAVVLFGQYLDPDTLDNAKRIAAASQLMLAVGSSLLVEPAASLCRLAVGAGARLVIVNRDPTPYDGLADEVVREPIGSALPRITAALTAAARATR, from the coding sequence GTGGCGGTGCTCACCGGGGCGGGCATCTCCACCGACTCCGGGGTCCCCGACTACCGGGGACCGGACGGGGTCTGGACCCGGGATCCGAAGCTCACCGACGCGTTCACCCGGGACCGCTTCATGGCGGACCCGCAGGTGCGGGCCCGGTTCTGGCGTACCTATCTCGGGCACGCAGCGTGGCGGGCCGAGCCGAACGCCGCGCACCACGCGCTGGCGGAGTTGGACCGGGCCGGGATCGCGGTGCGGATCCTGACCCAGAACGTCGACGGCCTGCACCAGATGACCGGGATCGCCGCCCGGAAGGTACTGGAGCTGCACGGCAGCATGCGCTCGGTGGTCTGCACCGGCTGCGGGGCGCGGTCCGAGGCGCGGGCCACCCTGGACCGGGTGGCGGCGGGCGAGCCGGATCCGGGGTGCCGGGAGTGCGGGGGGATCCTGCAACTCGCCGTCGTGCTGTTCGGGCAGTACCTCGACCCGGACACCCTGGACAACGCGAAGCGGATCGCGGCGGCGAGTCAGTTGATGCTCGCGGTCGGCTCGTCGCTGCTGGTCGAGCCGGCCGCCTCGCTCTGCCGGCTCGCCGTGGGTGCCGGTGCCCGGCTGGTGATCGTCAACCGGGACCCGACCCCGTACGACGGCCTGGCCGACGAGGTGGTCAGGGAGCCGATCGGCAGCGCGCTGCCCCGGATCACCGCCGCGCTCACCGCCGCCGCCCGAGCTACCCGTTGA
- a CDS encoding nitroreductase family protein: MSPTGYTREDLELAVVAAARAPVPEQSQPWLRLHGGAIDVLVSPPRASPAGAHAGWWAARIGGGAGLFNVRLALRQLGRPALVRLRPYRDEPDLLARLHPGPAQPPGPTERELFAALPLCRVDAGPVVPTPVPPEVRRRLIDAARTEHGWLELIVGHAAVAAFSEIEASAGRVLDRARTDPVRWRTAAPPFDGSFHLPCDVPAGRGDRAGTADEPAQRSDQGAGQEPDQEPVVAVLGSPADGPGAQLRAGQALQRVLLTAAAAGLTTCLHSQVMAVPAAREQLRLALGRFGRPQMVLRIGHRPAHRGTPPAVADPNRTSREDGSKVPAASGPSALPRPVVHGVE, from the coding sequence ATGAGTCCGACGGGCTACACGCGGGAGGACCTGGAGCTGGCCGTTGTCGCCGCCGCCCGGGCGCCGGTGCCGGAGCAGAGCCAACCGTGGCTGCGGCTGCACGGCGGCGCCATCGACGTGCTGGTCAGCCCGCCCCGGGCGAGTCCGGCCGGGGCGCACGCCGGGTGGTGGGCCGCCCGGATCGGCGGTGGTGCCGGGCTGTTCAACGTACGGCTGGCGCTGAGGCAGCTCGGGCGGCCCGCGCTGGTCCGGCTGCGTCCGTACCGCGACGAGCCGGACCTGCTGGCGCGGCTGCATCCCGGTCCGGCGCAGCCGCCCGGTCCCACCGAGCGGGAGTTGTTCGCGGCGTTGCCGCTGTGCCGGGTCGATGCCGGACCGGTCGTCCCGACGCCGGTACCGCCCGAGGTCCGGCGTCGGCTGATCGACGCCGCCCGGACCGAACACGGCTGGCTGGAGCTGATCGTCGGTCATGCCGCGGTGGCCGCCTTCAGCGAGATCGAGGCGAGCGCCGGGCGGGTGCTGGACCGGGCCCGGACGGACCCGGTCCGCTGGCGCACCGCCGCGCCGCCGTTCGACGGGTCGTTCCACCTGCCGTGTGACGTGCCGGCCGGTCGGGGCGACCGGGCCGGGACGGCCGACGAGCCGGCTCAGCGGTCGGATCAGGGAGCCGGTCAGGAGCCGGACCAGGAGCCGGTGGTCGCCGTGCTGGGGAGCCCGGCGGACGGCCCCGGTGCGCAGTTGCGGGCCGGGCAGGCGTTGCAGCGCGTCCTGCTGACCGCCGCGGCGGCCGGGCTGACGACCTGCCTGCACAGCCAGGTGATGGCGGTGCCGGCGGCACGCGAGCAGCTCCGGCTGGCGCTCGGGCGGTTCGGCAGACCGCAGATGGTGCTGCGGATCGGGCACCGACCGGCGCACCGGGGAACGCCGCCGGCGGTGGCGGACCCGAACCGGACGTCCCGGGAAGACGGGTCCAAGGTCCCGGCGGCGAGCGGCCCGTCGGCCCTGCCCCGCCCGGTGGTGCACGGCGTCGAATAG
- a CDS encoding DoxX family membrane protein: MNVSHLPLRVAIGAFVLNSGVSKWNLEGEEAAGMHGMASGAIPPIKQIPPDQFARLLAGTEVALGAALLFPVVPSALVGLGLLAFGGGLMRLYWATPGMHEPGNPRPTQQGVPIAKDSWLVGAGLTLLLDDLLGRAAGKRRGVGRQIARRCGKRRG, translated from the coding sequence ATGAACGTGTCCCATCTTCCGCTGCGCGTCGCGATCGGCGCGTTCGTCCTGAACTCGGGCGTCTCCAAGTGGAACCTGGAGGGGGAGGAGGCGGCCGGCATGCACGGGATGGCGTCCGGGGCGATCCCGCCGATCAAGCAGATCCCACCGGACCAGTTCGCCCGGCTGCTGGCCGGCACCGAGGTGGCGCTCGGCGCCGCGCTGCTCTTCCCGGTGGTCCCGTCCGCGCTGGTCGGGCTCGGCCTGCTCGCCTTCGGCGGCGGCCTGATGCGGCTGTACTGGGCCACGCCCGGCATGCACGAGCCCGGCAACCCCCGGCCGACCCAGCAGGGCGTACCGATCGCCAAGGACAGCTGGCTGGTCGGGGCCGGTCTCACCCTGCTCCTCGACGACCTGCTCGGCCGGGCCGCCGGCAAGCGGCGCGGCGTGGGCCGGCAGATCGCGCGCCGGTGCGGCAAGCGGCGCGGCTGA
- a CDS encoding response regulator transcription factor, with amino-acid sequence MIRVFLLDDHEVVRRGLAGLLQSDGDIEVVGESGSAQEAARRIPALRPDVAILDARLPDGNGIDVCRDVRAVDSAIKGLILTSYEDDEALFAAIMAGAAGYVLKQIRGTDLVDAVRRVAAGQSLLDPAVTARVLDRIRTGVEQPREFQSLTEQERRILEYVAEGLTNREIAGKMFLAEKTVKNYVSSLLAKLGLERRTQAAVLATRLLGERH; translated from the coding sequence GTGATTAGGGTCTTCCTGCTCGACGACCACGAGGTGGTCCGGCGCGGCCTGGCCGGGCTGCTGCAGAGCGACGGCGATATCGAGGTGGTCGGCGAGTCCGGCTCGGCGCAGGAGGCGGCGCGCCGGATCCCGGCGCTCCGCCCGGACGTGGCGATCCTGGACGCCCGGCTGCCGGACGGCAACGGCATCGACGTGTGCCGGGACGTCCGGGCGGTCGACTCCGCGATCAAGGGGCTGATCCTGACCTCGTACGAGGACGACGAGGCGCTCTTCGCGGCGATCATGGCCGGCGCCGCCGGGTACGTCCTCAAGCAGATCCGCGGCACCGACCTGGTCGACGCGGTCCGCCGGGTGGCCGCCGGCCAGTCGCTGCTGGACCCGGCGGTGACCGCCCGGGTGCTGGACCGGATCCGCACCGGCGTCGAGCAGCCTCGGGAGTTCCAGTCGCTGACCGAGCAGGAGCGCCGGATCCTGGAGTACGTGGCGGAGGGGCTGACCAACCGGGAGATCGCCGGCAAGATGTTCCTGGCCGAGAAGACGGTGAAGAACTACGTCTCCAGCCTGCTGGCCAAGCTCGGCCTGGAACGGCGCACCCAGGCGGCGGTGCTCGCCACCCGACTGCTCGGCGAGCGGCACTGA
- a CDS encoding nitroreductase, translating to MSPNRSDATTPADGTAVPADEVRAAFGAAAGYALLAPSVFNTQPWRWRVGPGAVLTLRADRSRQVHSVDEARRLLLVSCGAALHHARLALAVAGYRTEVVRFPEAADPDVLARITVTGRQEPDPEQSRLHAAGERRRTDRRAFDDRRVAEPTLRRLRQVVEAEGAYLHLVREDQMPMLAVATANAAAVELEDPAYRAELRRWTNRPAGSRDGVPAASAVRPGPRRVPIREHAFGGTPGLETGDGMDRGAAYAILFGNGDAPADLLAGGEALSALLLTAVAEGLATAPLSDPIELEWPRWLMRNLLAAIGEPYVVVRLGFVADPSPLPPVLRRDPTDVIEYAD from the coding sequence ATGAGCCCCAACCGGAGCGACGCGACGACGCCCGCCGACGGAACCGCCGTACCCGCCGACGAGGTCCGCGCCGCGTTCGGTGCGGCCGCCGGGTACGCGCTGCTGGCGCCCTCGGTCTTCAACACCCAGCCGTGGCGCTGGCGGGTCGGCCCCGGCGCCGTACTGACGCTGCGGGCGGACCGCTCCCGGCAGGTGCACAGCGTCGACGAGGCCCGACGGCTGCTGCTGGTCAGCTGCGGCGCGGCCCTGCACCACGCGCGGTTGGCGCTCGCCGTGGCCGGATACCGCACCGAGGTGGTGCGGTTCCCGGAGGCGGCCGACCCGGACGTGCTGGCCAGGATCACGGTGACCGGACGACAGGAGCCGGATCCGGAGCAGTCGCGACTGCACGCGGCCGGGGAGCGGCGACGTACCGACCGGCGGGCCTTCGACGACCGCCGGGTCGCCGAGCCGACCCTGCGCCGGCTCCGCCAGGTCGTCGAGGCCGAGGGGGCGTACCTGCACCTGGTCCGCGAGGACCAGATGCCGATGCTGGCCGTCGCGACCGCCAACGCCGCCGCCGTCGAGCTGGAGGACCCGGCGTACCGGGCCGAGTTGCGGCGCTGGACGAACCGCCCGGCCGGGAGCCGGGACGGGGTACCGGCCGCCTCGGCGGTCCGCCCGGGACCGCGCCGGGTGCCGATCCGCGAACACGCGTTCGGCGGCACACCCGGGCTGGAGACGGGCGACGGCATGGACCGGGGCGCCGCCTACGCGATCCTGTTCGGCAACGGCGACGCCCCGGCCGACCTGCTCGCCGGCGGCGAGGCGCTCTCCGCCCTGCTGCTGACCGCCGTGGCGGAGGGGCTGGCCACCGCACCGCTGAGCGATCCGATCGAACTGGAGTGGCCCCGCTGGCTGATGCGCAACCTGCTCGCCGCGATCGGTGAGCCGTACGTGGTGGTCCGGCTCGGCTTCGTCGCCGACCCGAGTCCGCTGCCGCCGGTGCTCCGGCGGGACCCGACCGACGTGATCGAGTACGCCGACTGA
- a CDS encoding YbhB/YbcL family Raf kinase inhibitor-like protein, which yields MAGILMRSRAFNDHDRLPDRFSRDGGNISPPLEWFDVPDEATELVLLVEDRDAGRTPFLHWLVTGIEATSGGVDEGETPPGGRVWENGFGTAGWGGPHPPTDDDPHRYFFRLYAVNRPLELPGAPQASDVHAAVRKLELASGNMVGTFAR from the coding sequence ATGGCCGGGATTCTGATGCGCAGCCGCGCCTTCAACGACCACGACCGGCTGCCGGACCGGTTCTCCCGGGACGGCGGCAACATCTCGCCACCGCTGGAGTGGTTCGACGTACCGGACGAGGCGACCGAACTGGTGCTGCTGGTCGAGGACCGGGACGCCGGGCGTACGCCGTTCCTGCACTGGCTGGTGACCGGGATCGAGGCGACCTCCGGCGGCGTCGACGAGGGCGAGACCCCACCGGGCGGCCGGGTCTGGGAGAACGGCTTCGGCACGGCGGGCTGGGGCGGCCCGCATCCGCCGACCGACGACGACCCGCACCGGTACTTCTTCCGGCTCTACGCCGTGAACCGACCGCTGGAGCTGCCCGGCGCGCCGCAGGCGTCGGACGTGCACGCCGCGGTGCGGAAACTCGAACTGGCCAGCGGCAACATGGTCGGCACCTTCGCCCGCTGA
- a CDS encoding dihydrofolate reductase family protein: MRKLVVSTFLTLDGVMQAPGGPGEDDDNGFAHGGWMVNYWDDQVAEAMTDLMDKPFDLVLGRRTYDIFASYWPHASEEEGAGPLNRATKYVASRGRPTLDWDRSVLIEGDAAEGVAALKRQDGPELQVHGSANLIQTLLRHRLVDEFRLLVFPVVLGSGKRLFADGTVPVGLKLVRSTVSPNGVMIGRYEPAGEIVVGSFGAE, from the coding sequence ATGCGGAAACTGGTGGTGAGCACCTTCCTGACCCTCGACGGGGTCATGCAGGCCCCGGGCGGCCCCGGCGAGGACGACGACAACGGCTTCGCCCACGGCGGCTGGATGGTCAACTACTGGGACGACCAGGTGGCCGAGGCCATGACCGACCTGATGGACAAGCCGTTCGACCTCGTACTCGGGCGCAGGACCTACGACATCTTCGCCTCGTACTGGCCGCACGCCTCCGAGGAGGAGGGCGCCGGGCCACTCAACCGGGCCACCAAGTACGTCGCCTCCCGGGGCCGCCCCACGCTCGACTGGGACAGGTCCGTGCTGATCGAGGGTGACGCCGCCGAGGGCGTCGCGGCGCTCAAGCGGCAGGACGGACCCGAGTTGCAGGTGCACGGCAGTGCCAACCTCATCCAGACGCTGCTGCGGCACCGCCTGGTCGACGAGTTCCGGCTGCTGGTCTTCCCGGTCGTCCTCGGCTCGGGCAAGCGGCTCTTCGCCGACGGCACCGTCCCGGTCGGGTTGAAACTGGTGCGGAGCACGGTCTCGCCGAACGGGGTGATGATCGGCAGGTACGAGCCGGCCGGCGAGATCGTCGTCGGCTCGTTCGGGGCGGAGTGA